The genomic segment CCGTTTCCTATTTCAAAGCAGGAATTGTCAAATCactaagacaaataaaacacaatctcAAAATGATTTTGTATTCTGTTAGTTATATTTCAGTACTCATTACTGCCTTCTATGTGTCATCCAGAAGATCTATAAAAGTTCTATTAAAGACTTTGTTGTTTCGCATTTGCAGTCTGTTAAAAGCTGCCAACAGTTGAAAAAACATTGCAGAACCACTCTTTGCTTTTGCagaagtgttttcagtgtacatTTCCTGAACAGATGCTGACTGAGTGCCACTCAAGTGTGTGTTGCCACTTCCATGTGCCGTGTGCtaacacacactgctgacaccTGTGGTCagatttaatttagtttaattttgagTGTTTCTAAAATTTAATTGTGTATTTGATTTAACGTGTTTTGGATTTTGCTGTATCCACTAAGTCACAAAGCCTGAACTATATGAATTCAGTTAAAGTTGTGATGTAAGGGCGGCGTCGTTCTTTCGTTTTTGAGGCTGAATATATTCTTCATAGCTCCAGAATACAGCGGCATTTGGCTGTGTGTTGTGGGTAAAATTACTTAAAATAGTCACTGAGGTGGAATTACACCCTAAAGAAAGAATGGAACTGCTTGATACTCGAGACctatttcccttttttgttaGCCATTTGAAATTGATAATGTGATCATTTTACCCCCATggctgcgtgtgtgcgtgtgtgtgtgtgtgtgtgtgtgtgttagtagtTTGTTGCTATTTTAGTAGTCTGTTGCTATTTACTTGTCTATTACATTTATCACTATTTATATCATACTAGGAGAACGTGATAGGATGACAGCCATGAAGAATctatatttatttcagtgataaaattgcacatgtgtaaatactCCCCTCAAGTGTCGCATGCTTTTTCTTTCACCTTTGTTTCAGTTAATGAGTGCTGGAGTGGGTCAGCACCCATCGGTGTACTCGAACCCTGTTCACTCCGAGTCTGGCAAATGGGACGCTCTGGTGAAAGCCAGTGAGAGTCTGTTAAAGGAGAAGGAGCTAATCATCGAGAGGCAagtatttaaaatacagttttattctcaacactgaataaaaacactcatgTGTTTGTCACATAGATCTCTTTCTGGTTGTTTTGACACTGTTGTTGACTGCCTTGTTCGTTTGTGTCGACCTGCTTGTGATGCAGACAAAAGCAGCATATGGCTCAGTTGGAGCATCGCCTGAGGGAAAGCGAGCTACAGGTCCATGGAGCCCTCTTGGGTCGAGGGGCTTCTTACGGGGATATGTGCATGCTAAGGCTACAGGTTTGTGAAAACAGTAATAAAAAGTCTGTTATACTGAGTGCACCTTCACTAATTATATCTAAGAACAGTCCCTGAAATGTTCACACATGGTGGCTTTACAGGAGGCTCAGAGAGAGAACGCCTTCCTGAGAGCGCAGTTTGCCGAGCGCACAGATTGTGTTACCCTGGAGAAAGTGGAGGCGGAGCGCAGACTGGGAGCCGTTGAAGCAGAAACGCGTCGTCTAACTGACAATCTGAAGGAGACCTGTGAGAGACATGCGGAGGAGATGAAGAAACAGGAAGAGAGGGTTTGTGCTTTCCTTTCACCCCCTCCTAAGCATTGCAAGCATATTGCAttgacatgaacaaaaaaagggGTTTACAAACCATTCCGTTAGTTTCTATTGTAGGCCAACTAGTAGGTGAAAACTATAGTTCAATTTCTGTGCTTTGTTCATTTTCAGTAGTTTATGAGCTCTCATATCCTGCCACATCAGTTTTAAACAAGCCCTGTTACAGGACATTAAATCATGGCTCAGGAAAGATTTGCAGGAAATCTTCCTCCACCCTCAAGCTCATGATATAAACCCATCTTACATCTTGatggtcttttttttataatgtctGCATTATTGCCTTAGAACTTCAAAGAAATGTTGAAGGCCTTAATTAGCAATGTTAAAGAGCCTTCCGTCCTAGAAAGATAAATAAGCTTTAACACattctttattttcactgacaaagattaatgtcacatgtttttacCTCAGGTTGTCTCATTCGCTGTGGCTGTATCACATAATGTCACGCGTACCTGTGTTTGCAGATCCGCAGTCGagacaaacacatcaacaacCTGAAGAAGAAATGTCAGAAGGAAGCGGAGCTGAAGAGAGAGAACCAGCAGCGCATTGAGACTCTAGAGCGCTATCTGGCTGACTTGCCCACACTGGAGGACTACCAGAACCAGAACAAGCAGGTTTGAATAACTCTACTGATCGATTTCATGCTCTCACTGCCCACTATGATTCATTTGGGCATAGGtgttaaaataatcaaatctgGACATGTGTTCCTTCTTCACTCTCAGCTCCTGGAGGCTGAGCAGCAGGCAGCCCAACTACAGGAGAAAGTAAAAGAGTTGGAGGTCTGTCTAGAGACAACATACTCACAGTTAAAGGAAAAAGACACACAGTTGGACGAGCAGAAACGCAGGGAGAGGGACCTCCTGACCACCATCACTGAGTATGTTCTCTCTCATGCAGTCACATCACCATGTACAATCTTCCCAATAGACATgtttgttctcttcagtctgcgTGCACAAAGAAACGTTAGTTTACTGTGTATAATGTggcgtgtgtttttattttcggTCCTCATCAGTATGCAGCAGCGGGTGCAGCAGGGCCTTGAGGATGGAGCCAGGCTGCCGTCTCTGGATATTGAGAAgctcagaggagaaaacaacactttgaGAGAGGAACAGCAGAGACTCAAGAaggtctgttttttatttagatgTTTCGGGCATCCTTCTATAAATAATCTCATCTGTTTGCACCTCCTGTTAAATAAAGAGTGAagtgaaagtgttttaaatgaggGCTGTAACTGTCTATTGCAGACAAAGGTGACACATGTTGACTAGTGTTGCTCAAACCTCAAATCCAAAGATTTGTATAGAgcaagaaaccaggaaataaaaaagcaagCAAAAAATCAGattaatcagatttttaatTTCTTAGCTGTTTACCACTGCTGGACTGTTTGTTGCAGTGCTAGTTTGATTTACTACATCTAAATTGAAACGCATTGACTGTTAACTCTAGACAAACCGCTGATACAGGAAGTTTTCTTCTAACTGAGAGAAAGTTGTGGTTAAAGCCTGAAGCAGAAATTGTTCATCAAAGAGTAGAATATTTTTTGACTGATTGTTtcctttcattgtttttttcccctgtaatGTTTATCATGCTGTACATACTGCTGTGTGTTTCAGCTATACAGGAAACACTATGTTCCCTTGTTGTTCAAAGTTTAAATCCTACAGAAGAAGAAATTATATAATCATAAAATTATGAATTTGAGATGTGACAGAGCTTTGAAATCCAGAAATTTTGTATAATTTACCGACCCAAGACAGCGCACAGCAAACATTTTGTGAATGACCGTGAATTAACAACGTTCTTCTCTTGTAGGTCATTGAGAAACAACATCGAATGATGGAACAGCTTGGCTCCCAAATCCAGGTCTTCATATTTTCactttctctgctctgtttaaAGTCTCATCTGAACCTCCTGGAGtcattctttgttgttttgtgtttgcaggCTTTAGAGGAGCAGCTATCTCAGGAAGAAAACAGCTCCCAGGCTCTCAGAGAAGATGTTTTGGCCAAAGAGCAGAATGTGTTGGAGCTCCACACAGCCATGAAGGAGGTGAGATAAActcattcattaaaatgacCACTTTACTTGGTACAGTATACAGAAAACCTTGTCCCTAACGTTGATGCTGACTCCTGTGTTTCAGGTGTCGGCTCATAACCAAGAACTGATGGAGCAGAATCTGACCCTGCAGGAGCAGATGAGCGAtccagagcagaggagcagtAACCAggcctcctctgctctgcagccAGCCGGAGCTCGTCTCACACAGAGGCTTCATTTAGAGATCGCCTCCTGTCTCAGTGACCTGCGCTCCCTGTGCAGCATCCTGACCCAGAGAGCTCAGGGACAAGACCCCAACCTCTCCCTGCTGCTTGGTCTCACATGTAAGCCTATATTACTTCCCTATCAGAAAACGACCATACTATTATgatactgtttaaaaaaaaaagtgctacataaatacagcCTTACTTTCAGTGTAATATGAACATTATGTTAGAGGTGTATTTTTATGGTGTCAGTTCAGTGCACAGCATGAATCagaattgtttgtttgctttcagcTCCACCACCAGTGGCGGCGGCAGACCAGGACGAGGACTGGATGAGTCCAGAGGTGCTGCAGAAGAAGCTTGTCGAGGCTCAACAGCTCCGTCGAGATGTGGAGGGACTACGCAACGTGATACTGGACCGCTACGCACAGGACATGGGGGAAAACTGCATCACTCAGTAACATTGCGACCCCACCCAGATTGATGATGGAATCTAAAACGAGACTCTGTCTTTCATGCCTAGTTACTGAATGTCAGAAAAAGGACTggatttttttactttcttaaaaTGAGGACAGAGGAAAGCCCAAATGGTTTAGCTCTTACTTCTCTCAAGAGAGAGAACGTGGAATCTCGAGTCTGCCTGTAGCTCAGAACGCTCCCTTCCCCACAGTGACTTCATCTATTTCTGTCCAAGGGCTATCTGAAAATAACTTACCTTTAATACTTGATCCTTTAaaagcattgtgtgtgtgtgttttttaataatgattGACATGATACGGTTACCAAACAGTCTTATAccttttttgtttcacattagTGGATGACTATTTGTGTAGAGGTCCCATGtgtgtaatttatttaaaatcgtGATTTCCCTGCAGAGGGGAATTATCTAAGACATAGTTGACAATCAACTGAACATTTATTAACCTGTGCTTTTAACTGTATTCACAAGGAAATGTTGCTAACATGCCATTATTTAAAATGGTGGACACTGTAACATTAGACTCAGCTGTGAGGCagaaaaaagacttaacaactGAACTGTTCAATAACCAATTCAGCTTCTTACACCAACAGGCCTAAAGCAGTTTTATTACCAAAGAAAACTCTGGTGGAGGCAGTTGTGCgagtctgtgaatgtgtgtgtgaatactcCTCCGCTGCAGGACTTGTTCTGAATGACAAACCGACATGTGCCTTTCTGTCACGACTGCAGCAAACTCTTCcattctgacttttctctctgtgtgtcagccAGTAGGATAGTCGATACATTCCCTGACTCTGAATGTAGCAGGTAACTGTGTGTGGCCGTGTCCCTGAGCGAGTGAAGGCCCCTACACTGTTTCTCTTTACTAAGTAGATAAAAAAGAAGTTGAATTTAAAAACTCGTGAGTCTGGGGTGATCCCTGTAGAATCTGCTCTGTGTAGATGAAATACTTTGCAGTAGACTGTACATTTCAGGTGACAGTGGCTTTACAGTGTGTTGATGTGTATGACTGAGAAGAACCAGTATTAATCTtcagtattatttattttcttttgtttgcattGACAACTCGGTGTGAAAGTGTTTTGGGTCTTCCTAATATGTTGCTATAATGTTGTGCTAATGTTTGAGCAAACCTGGCAGTTTAAAGGTTCCATGAAgtggctttttaaaatgtggtgtTTCATATGTGATGGGCCACAGTTTGGCAGGCAACTGTCACTGAGGCCGAATCGCTTTCTTCAGGTGAAAGGGAAACGTTTTTAATCCCATGTGCTCGTGGTGTCGATCAGAGGAAGGATCAGCCTCTATAAATCTCTGATCACACTGTCCTTTTACAGCGTTTTATATTTGTCTCGCGTCCAAGTCAAAGCCATTAAAAAAACTTGACACTTTACAGGAAAATAAAGGGAGTGTAATATATAAGAAAAATATGCAACAGAGACCTTTACCACAAATTGCACACAATGACACACCCAGGAACACAAaagccatttttcatttcatgggACCTTTTAAACTCAAGTAGCACAAGGTTTTGCCTTGAGGAAAGTCAGGTTCTGCATGCCTTAAATTAACATCTCAGATGTTTTgcgaaaaagggaaaaagatgtttatattttcatacatttgtccttgtttgtatttgcatattttagaaataaaaacgttcaactttttgttttgttttctaaatcTAAGGATACAGTAACTTTGGTAATAGTGTGATAATACTGGCTTATTTCCAAGCCACCAAGTAACTGCTTGGTAATAACattgtgaaggataaagcagtagaaaatggatggattttcaAAGAATGGCGTTGTACTTGGACACATGAACATTAATAACACCTGTAttgttcttaaaaacaaacaagctttGTTTTAAGGTTTATTTGACTTCAAGTGATTGAGAGTGTTGTCTCTTTCGCAG from the Solea senegalensis isolate Sse05_10M linkage group LG9, IFAPA_SoseM_1, whole genome shotgun sequence genome contains:
- the cep85 gene encoding centrosomal protein of 85 kDa isoform X1, yielding MLIFFFLSVSGDIALYGMTTSQRYIESKLAARFADMEWQTPAVSEKFQSRFGRRPGTSDSGDTGLGTSASDSTEDFCSSSSSPSFQPIRSQIPIPTAHVMPSTAGSPASKPQSCVQEDCLSSLEGHRSSSGSRTPSGSTSKSSSLSKSASSPNLDAQDGVGSDPARPKPDCLSRYRSLVNGLDHSLFPSDHTRLDEGQRFDTPAVEPTLNQSALLGGLCPDARLRLQMSGYRDGPDCVSEAYRGGMEHSYKVLPEARPGVPGMAEASNQRGSQPGAAGPAGVYASPLSLQTQALLREHTGSKGYEPLRQDRCSDLSSWQQQQQHKQQLESLRLQVEQMQLMSAGVGQHPSVYSNPVHSESGKWDALVKASESLLKEKELIIERQKQHMAQLEHRLRESELQVHGALLGRGASYGDMCMLRLQEAQRENAFLRAQFAERTDCVTLEKVEAERRLGAVEAETRRLTDNLKETCERHAEEMKKQEERIRSRDKHINNLKKKCQKEAELKRENQQRIETLERYLADLPTLEDYQNQNKQLLEAEQQAAQLQEKVKELEVCLETTYSQLKEKDTQLDEQKRRERDLLTTITDMQQRVQQGLEDGARLPSLDIEKLRGENNTLREEQQRLKKVIEKQHRMMEQLGSQIQALEEQLSQEENSSQALREDVLAKEQNVLELHTAMKEVSAHNQELMEQNLTLQEQMSDPEQRSSNQASSALQPAGARLTQRLHLEIASCLSDLRSLCSILTQRAQGQDPNLSLLLGLTSPPPVAAADQDEDWMSPEVLQKKLVEAQQLRRDVEGLRNVILDRYAQDMGENCITQ
- the cep85 gene encoding centrosomal protein of 85 kDa isoform X2, whose translation is MTTSQRYIESKLAARFADMEWQTPAVSEKFQSRFGRRPGTSDSGDTGLGTSASDSTEDFCSSSSSPSFQPIRSQIPIPTAHVMPSTAGSPASKPQSCVQEDCLSSLEGHRSSSGSRTPSGSTSKSSSLSKSASSPNLDAQDGVGSDPARPKPDCLSRYRSLVNGLDHSLFPSDHTRLDEGQRFDTPAVEPTLNQSALLGGLCPDARLRLQMSGYRDGPDCVSEAYRGGMEHSYKVLPEARPGVPGMAEASNQRGSQPGAAGPAGVYASPLSLQTQALLREHTGSKGYEPLRQDRCSDLSSWQQQQQHKQQLESLRLQVEQMQLMSAGVGQHPSVYSNPVHSESGKWDALVKASESLLKEKELIIERQKQHMAQLEHRLRESELQVHGALLGRGASYGDMCMLRLQEAQRENAFLRAQFAERTDCVTLEKVEAERRLGAVEAETRRLTDNLKETCERHAEEMKKQEERIRSRDKHINNLKKKCQKEAELKRENQQRIETLERYLADLPTLEDYQNQNKQLLEAEQQAAQLQEKVKELEVCLETTYSQLKEKDTQLDEQKRRERDLLTTITDMQQRVQQGLEDGARLPSLDIEKLRGENNTLREEQQRLKKVIEKQHRMMEQLGSQIQALEEQLSQEENSSQALREDVLAKEQNVLELHTAMKEVSAHNQELMEQNLTLQEQMSDPEQRSSNQASSALQPAGARLTQRLHLEIASCLSDLRSLCSILTQRAQGQDPNLSLLLGLTSPPPVAAADQDEDWMSPEVLQKKLVEAQQLRRDVEGLRNVILDRYAQDMGENCITQ
- the cep85 gene encoding centrosomal protein of 85 kDa isoform X3 is translated as MPSTAGSPASKPQSCVQEDCLSSLEGHRSSSGSRTPSGSTSKSSSLSKSASSPNLDAQDGVGSDPARPKPDCLSRYRSLVNGLDHSLFPSDHTRLDEGQRFDTPAVEPTLNQSALLGGLCPDARLRLQMSGYRDGPDCVSEAYRGGMEHSYKVLPEARPGVPGMAEASNQRGSQPGAAGPAGVYASPLSLQTQALLREHTGSKGYEPLRQDRCSDLSSWQQQQQHKQQLESLRLQVEQMQLMSAGVGQHPSVYSNPVHSESGKWDALVKASESLLKEKELIIERQKQHMAQLEHRLRESELQVHGALLGRGASYGDMCMLRLQEAQRENAFLRAQFAERTDCVTLEKVEAERRLGAVEAETRRLTDNLKETCERHAEEMKKQEERIRSRDKHINNLKKKCQKEAELKRENQQRIETLERYLADLPTLEDYQNQNKQLLEAEQQAAQLQEKVKELEVCLETTYSQLKEKDTQLDEQKRRERDLLTTITDMQQRVQQGLEDGARLPSLDIEKLRGENNTLREEQQRLKKVIEKQHRMMEQLGSQIQALEEQLSQEENSSQALREDVLAKEQNVLELHTAMKEVSAHNQELMEQNLTLQEQMSDPEQRSSNQASSALQPAGARLTQRLHLEIASCLSDLRSLCSILTQRAQGQDPNLSLLLGLTSPPPVAAADQDEDWMSPEVLQKKLVEAQQLRRDVEGLRNVILDRYAQDMGENCITQ